The Chiloscyllium punctatum isolate Juve2018m chromosome 2, sChiPun1.3, whole genome shotgun sequence genome has a window encoding:
- the LOC140492451 gene encoding gonadotropin-releasing hormone II receptor-like has translation MTKQSEAESNAMKLRLLCCSDLPLCNISAANCSLDSDGSFSTTARGQGGDDELLLPTFSTASKVRVVITLTIFLISSYLNLSVLCDALRRRGTARSHIRTLIVNLSCADLLVTFIVMPLDAAWNITVQWYAGDSACKLFMFLKLLSMYSCAFITMVISLDRYCAILHPLGISRVNERNRTMLIGAWVMSVILATPQLFLFHTVSITVPAPFTQCVTHGSFKEPWQEKVYFLFTFLWLFLLPLIIMVFCYTSILVTITRKMAVNGDVFSKDADSRCSKNYIPKVRIKTLKMTIVLVSTFIICWTPYYVLGFWYNFFPAMINKKEIPESINHALFTFGMLNSFVDPVVCRIGYLRMTSG, from the exons ATGACGAAGCAG TCAGAGGCAGAGTCCAATGCAATGAAACTCCGGCTACTTTGCTGCAGCGACTTGCCGCTCTGCAACATCAGCGCTGCTAACTGCAGCCTGGACAGCGATGGGAGTTTCAGCACCACGGCCAGGGGCCAGGGCGGCGACGATGAGCTCCTGCTGCCCACTTTCTCCACAGCCTCCAAGGTCAGAGTCGTCATCACCCTGACCATCTTCCTGATCTCCTCCTACCTCAACCTGAGCGTGCTGTGTGACGCCCTGAGGAGGAGAGGCACAGCCAGATCCCACATCAGGACACTGATTGTGAACCTGTCGTGCGCTGACCTGCTGGTCACCTTCATTGTGATGCCCCTGGACGCGGCCTGGAACATCACGGTGCAATGGTACGCTGGGGACTCCGCTTGCAAACTCTTCATGTTCCTCAAGCTGCTCTCCATGTACTCGTGCGCCTTCATCACGATGGTAATCAGCCTCGATCGTTACTGTGCCATTCTACACCCTCTGGGCATTAGCAGAGTCAATGAGAGGAACCGAACCATGCTCATCGGGGCCTGGGTCATGAGTGTCATTTTGGCTACCCCTCAG CTGTTCCTCTTTCACACTGTCTCCATTACTGTACCAGCTCCATTTACTCAATGTGTGACTCATGGCAGCTTCAAGGAGCCTTGGCAGGAAAAAGTTTACTTTCTCTTCACCTTCCTCTGGTTGTTCCTTCTGCCACTAATAATCATGGTATTTTGCTACACCAGTATATTAGTCACCATTACGAGGAAGATGGCAGTAAATGGAGATG TATTCTCTAAGGACGCAGACTCAAGATGTAGTAAGAACTACATTCCCAAAGTGCGAATTAAAACCTTAAAGATGACCATTGTTCTTGTGAGCACCTTCATCATATGCTGGACTCCATACTATGTCCTGGGATTTTGGTACAATTTTTTTCCAGCCATGATAAACAAGAAGGAAATTCCTGAATCAATTAACCATGCCCTATTTACTTTTGGGATGCTGAACAGCTTTGTGGATCCTGTGGTTTGTCGTATTGGCTATCTTAGGATGACGAGTGGCTGA